A stretch of Haemophilus influenzae DNA encodes these proteins:
- a CDS encoding bifunctional tRNA (adenosine(37)-C2)-methyltransferase TrmG/ribosomal RNA large subunit methyltransferase RlmN, whose amino-acid sequence MSELLSVQSDAPAKKINLMDLTRQQMREFFKELGEKPFRADQLVKWIYHFGEDNFDNMTNINKKLREKLKAVAEIKAPEVAVEQRSADGTIKWAMQVGEQQVETVYIPEADRATLCVSSQVGCALACTFCSTAQQGFNRNLTVSEIIGQVWRASKIIGNFGVTGVRPITNVVMMGMGEPLLNVANVVPAMEIMLDDFAYGLSKRRVTLSTSGVVPALDNLSKMIDVALAISLHAPNDELRDEIVPINKKYNIKTLIDSVNRYLNVSNANHGKVTIEYVMLDHVNDGIEHAHQLAEVLKNTPCKINLIPWNPFPEAPYAKSSNTRIDRFQKTLMEYGFTVIIRKTRGDDIDAACGQLAGDVIDRTKRTAMKRQFGQNIGVTEVN is encoded by the coding sequence ATGTCAGAATTATTGTCAGTGCAATCAGATGCACCCGCTAAAAAAATTAATCTAATGGATTTAACGCGCCAACAAATGCGCGAATTTTTTAAAGAACTCGGCGAAAAACCATTTCGAGCAGATCAGTTAGTTAAATGGATTTATCATTTTGGCGAAGATAACTTCGACAATATGACAAACATTAATAAAAAATTACGTGAAAAACTTAAGGCGGTTGCAGAAATTAAAGCCCCAGAAGTTGCCGTTGAACAGCGTTCAGCCGATGGCACGATAAAATGGGCAATGCAAGTGGGCGAGCAGCAAGTTGAAACTGTGTATATTCCCGAAGCAGATCGCGCGACGCTTTGTGTATCTTCCCAAGTTGGCTGTGCCTTAGCTTGTACATTTTGTTCAACAGCACAACAAGGATTTAATCGCAATTTAACGGTTTCAGAAATTATCGGTCAAGTATGGCGAGCCTCTAAAATTATTGGTAACTTTGGCGTAACTGGCGTTAGACCCATTACAAATGTGGTAATGATGGGAATGGGCGAACCCTTATTAAATGTCGCAAACGTTGTTCCTGCAATGGAAATTATGTTAGATGACTTTGCTTACGGTTTATCAAAACGTCGTGTCACTTTATCAACTTCTGGGGTTGTGCCAGCACTAGATAATTTGAGCAAAATGATCGATGTGGCACTGGCAATTTCATTACATGCACCAAATGATGAATTACGTGATGAAATTGTGCCAATCAACAAAAAATATAATATCAAAACCTTGATTGACTCAGTAAATCGTTATTTAAATGTATCAAATGCAAACCACGGCAAAGTGACGATTGAGTATGTGATGCTCGATCATGTAAATGATGGCATTGAACACGCTCATCAACTTGCAGAAGTATTAAAAAATACACCTTGTAAAATTAATTTAATTCCGTGGAATCCGTTCCCAGAGGCACCTTATGCAAAAAGCTCGAATACGCGTATCGACCGCTTCCAAAAAACATTAATGGAATATGGCTTTACCGTGATTATCCGTAAAACCCGTGGCGATGATATTGATGCGGCTTGCGGACAGCTAGCTGGAGATGTGATCGATCGTACTAAACGTACGGCAATGAAACGCCAATTTGGACAAAATATTGGGGTAACAGAAGTTAATTAA
- a CDS encoding D-alanyl-D-alanine carboxypeptidase family protein gives MFKKALFILSLCPSFSLAQSYVVYDFTHNRVLESHAPDSIQPIASVTKLMTANVFLENNKNPNCRIAITKEDTDRIKGTGTKLPKNIPISCNELLKAMLVHSDNYAAHALSRAAGISRRQFINKMNEKAHQLGMYSTRFHDSSGLSSYNISSPMDLVKLAKYSLNKSDIKRLSNLSATYIQAGKHKLYIKNTNKLVRDEIFDAAVNKTGYIQESGYNLVFINKHRCKNATIGVISLNNTSSAYRSSFTKSKLEKFGCTALNGRTIRDVAGEAQYEDGYDEVGFNTLIQKLSK, from the coding sequence ATGTTTAAAAAAGCTTTATTTATTTTATCTTTGTGTCCTTCTTTTTCGCTGGCACAGTCTTATGTTGTGTATGATTTTACCCATAATCGAGTATTGGAAAGCCATGCGCCTGATAGTATTCAGCCTATTGCCTCTGTAACAAAATTAATGACGGCTAATGTATTTTTAGAGAATAATAAAAATCCTAATTGTCGAATCGCAATCACAAAAGAGGATACGGATCGAATTAAAGGCACTGGAACAAAATTACCTAAAAATATTCCTATCTCTTGTAACGAATTATTGAAAGCAATGCTTGTCCATTCTGATAACTATGCTGCCCACGCGCTTTCTCGTGCAGCGGGAATAAGTCGTCGCCAATTTATTAATAAAATGAACGAAAAAGCCCATCAACTTGGTATGTATTCTACTCGTTTTCACGATAGTTCAGGATTATCTAGCTATAATATTTCCAGCCCAATGGATTTAGTTAAGCTCGCCAAATATTCATTAAATAAATCGGACATTAAACGTTTATCTAATCTTAGTGCAACTTATATCCAAGCAGGGAAACACAAACTTTATATTAAAAATACCAATAAGTTAGTGCGTGATGAAATTTTTGATGCGGCAGTGAATAAAACAGGCTACATTCAAGAATCTGGTTATAATCTCGTTTTCATTAATAAACACCGATGCAAAAATGCAACTATTGGCGTAATTAGTTTAAATAACACTTCCTCTGCGTATCGTTCTAGTTTTACTAAAAGCAAATTAGAAAAATTCGGCTGCACGGCATTAAATGGAAGAACAATTCGTGATGTAGCAGGAGAAGCCCAATATGAAGATGGCTATGATGAAGTGGGATTTAATACGCTAATTCAGAAATTATCAAAATAA
- a CDS encoding metal ABC transporter substrate-binding protein produces MRNSFKIMTALALGLFAMQANAKFKVVTTFTVIQDIAQNVAGNAATVESLTKPGAEIHEYEPTPKDIVKAQSADLILWNGLNLERWFERFFQNVKDKPAVVVTEGIQPLSIYEGPYKDAPNPHAWMSPSNALIYIENIKNALVKYDPQNAAVYEKNAADYAQKIKQLDEPLRAKLAQIPEEQRWLVTSEGAFSYLAKDYNLKEGYLWPINAEQQGSPQQVRKVIDLVRKNNIPVVFSESTISAKPAQQVAKESGTKYGGVLYVDSLSAKEGPVPTYIDLLNVTVSTIVKGFGK; encoded by the coding sequence ATGCGAAATTCATTCAAAATTATGACCGCACTTGCACTTGGTTTATTTGCAATGCAAGCTAACGCAAAATTTAAAGTAGTTACCACCTTCACCGTGATTCAAGATATTGCGCAAAATGTGGCAGGCAATGCGGCAACGGTGGAATCTCTTACTAAACCTGGCGCAGAAATTCACGAATATGAACCAACGCCAAAAGACATTGTAAAAGCGCAATCTGCTGATTTAATTTTATGGAATGGCTTAAATTTGGAACGTTGGTTTGAGCGTTTCTTCCAAAATGTTAAAGATAAACCTGCTGTGGTAGTAACAGAAGGTATTCAACCATTATCTATTTATGAAGGCCCGTATAAAGATGCGCCTAATCCACATGCGTGGATGTCGCCATCTAATGCTTTAATTTATATTGAAAATATTAAAAATGCGTTAGTGAAATACGATCCACAAAATGCAGCTGTATATGAAAAAAATGCCGCTGACTATGCTCAAAAAATTAAACAACTTGATGAACCGCTTCGTGCAAAATTAGCACAAATTCCAGAAGAGCAACGCTGGCTTGTAACAAGTGAGGGGGCTTTCAGTTATTTGGCGAAAGATTACAACTTAAAAGAAGGTTATTTATGGCCAATCAATGCTGAACAACAAGGCTCACCACAACAAGTGCGTAAAGTGATTGATTTAGTTCGTAAAAACAATATTCCAGTTGTGTTTAGTGAAAGTACAATTTCAGCGAAACCTGCACAACAAGTAGCGAAAGAAAGTGGCACAAAATACGGTGGCGTATTGTATGTTGATTCACTTTCTGCGAAAGAAGGTCCAGTGCCAACTTATATTGATTTGCTTAACGTCACTGTATCAACCATTGTTAAAGGATTCGGAAAATAA
- a CDS encoding ATP-binding cassette domain-containing protein — translation MDSFSTSIWVNDVTVRYNNGHTAIHNMTFSLNSGTICALVGVNGSGKSTLFKSIMGLVKPQQGEIKLCDLPISQALKRNLVAYVPQSEEVDWQFPVSVYDVVMMGRYGYMNFLRIPKAIDKQKVQEAMQRVNIEHLAHRQIGELSGGQKKRVFLARALAQQSPIILLDEPFTGVDVKTENAIIDLLQQLREEGHLILVSTHNLGSVPDFCDQVVMINRTVIAAGKTEDTFNQHNLEIVFGGVLRHIKLLGENLHNDEDKRSVTVLTDDEKAVVFYGETKQDPPAPTTQNCHFEDYPYKSAVKNKRD, via the coding sequence ATGGACTCTTTCTCGACATCAATTTGGGTTAATGATGTAACTGTTCGTTACAACAATGGTCATACTGCTATTCACAATATGACGTTCTCACTCAATAGTGGAACTATTTGTGCGTTGGTTGGCGTGAATGGAAGTGGTAAGTCCACATTATTTAAAAGCATAATGGGACTTGTAAAGCCACAACAAGGCGAAATTAAACTTTGTGATTTGCCAATTTCCCAAGCATTGAAACGTAATTTGGTTGCTTATGTACCACAATCAGAAGAAGTGGATTGGCAATTTCCTGTGTCAGTGTATGATGTCGTGATGATGGGACGTTATGGGTATATGAATTTTCTTCGTATCCCCAAAGCGATTGATAAACAAAAAGTTCAAGAGGCGATGCAGCGAGTAAATATTGAGCATCTTGCGCATCGTCAAATTGGTGAGTTATCTGGCGGGCAGAAAAAACGCGTGTTTTTAGCCCGCGCTTTAGCACAACAAAGTCCCATTATTTTATTGGATGAACCTTTTACTGGCGTTGATGTGAAAACTGAAAATGCCATTATTGATCTTCTTCAACAGCTTCGGGAAGAAGGTCATCTTATTCTTGTTTCAACCCATAACTTAGGTTCTGTTCCTGATTTTTGTGATCAAGTGGTAATGATTAATCGCACGGTCATCGCCGCAGGAAAAACAGAAGACACCTTTAACCAACATAATTTGGAAATTGTATTTGGTGGGGTGTTACGTCATATTAAATTATTGGGCGAAAATTTACATAATGATGAAGATAAACGTTCTGTTACTGTCTTAACAGATGATGAAAAAGCCGTTGTATTCTATGGCGAAACTAAGCAAGATCCACCTGCGCCAACAACACAAAATTGTCATTTTGAAGATTACCCTTATAAAAGTGCGGTTAAAAATAAGAGGGATTAG
- a CDS encoding metal ABC transporter permease, whose amino-acid sequence MLDLLLEPFSYDYMLKAMILSTAVGGICAFLSSYLMLKGWSLIGDALSHSVVPGVAIAYAFALPYALGAFFAGILAALSILWIKSISKLKEDAVIGFIFSTFFALGLLIISLNPTAVNVQNIILGNILGIADEDIYQVAIIIGVCLVLLLLFWKDLLLIFFDETQAITVGLSPLFYKILFFTLLSACVVAALQTVGAILVIAMVITPGATAYLLTDKFKTLSIIAIILGAVTSFVGVYISYYLDGATGGVIVTLQTLLFLVAFLFSPKYGLLTRNKKAVENV is encoded by the coding sequence ATGTTAGATTTATTGCTCGAACCTTTTTCCTATGATTATATGCTCAAGGCGATGATCTTGAGTACCGCAGTTGGTGGGATTTGTGCGTTTTTGTCTTCATATTTAATGCTCAAAGGTTGGTCTCTAATTGGCGATGCACTTTCCCATTCAGTCGTACCTGGTGTTGCAATTGCCTATGCTTTTGCCTTGCCTTACGCACTTGGTGCATTTTTCGCTGGAATTTTAGCCGCACTTTCCATTCTTTGGATTAAATCCATTTCTAAACTGAAAGAAGATGCCGTTATCGGGTTTATTTTCAGTACTTTCTTTGCATTAGGTCTATTGATTATTTCTTTAAATCCAACCGCAGTAAATGTGCAAAATATCATTTTAGGTAATATTTTAGGCATTGCCGATGAAGATATTTACCAAGTCGCAATTATTATCGGTGTTTGTTTAGTATTACTTTTATTATTTTGGAAGGATTTACTGCTGATTTTTTTCGATGAAACTCAAGCGATTACAGTCGGTCTTTCCCCATTATTTTATAAAATCTTATTTTTCACATTATTAAGTGCTTGTGTGGTAGCTGCCTTGCAAACTGTAGGCGCGATTTTAGTGATTGCGATGGTTATTACCCCAGGTGCAACAGCATATTTACTAACGGATAAATTCAAAACCTTGTCAATCATCGCTATTATTTTAGGGGCGGTGACAAGTTTTGTTGGAGTCTATATTAGCTATTATTTAGATGGTGCCACAGGCGGTGTGATTGTGACATTGCAAACATTATTATTCTTGGTTGCCTTCTTGTTTTCACCAAAATATGGCTTACTCACTCGTAATAAAAAGGCGGTAGAAAATGTTTGA
- a CDS encoding metal ABC transporter permease, translating into MFDWILEPLQFEFMQNALLTALIVSIICALLSCYLVLKGWSLMGDAISHAVLPGIVLAYLAGIPLAIGAFFSGIFCSLGVGYLKENSRIKEDTAMGIVFSGMFAIGLVMFTKIQTEQHLSHILFGNVLGVSHQELIQSAVISAIIFCLIVFKRKDFLLYCFDPNHARVAGLSPKILHYGLLMLLALTIVSTMQVVGVILVVAMLIAPGITALTLTKSFDKMLWIAIVSSITLSLIGVILSYHFDASTGACIILLQAAFFVIALAYSKIRIR; encoded by the coding sequence ATGTTTGATTGGATTTTAGAACCGCTACAATTTGAGTTTATGCAAAATGCCTTATTGACCGCATTGATTGTTTCAATTATTTGTGCGTTGCTTTCTTGTTATTTAGTCTTGAAAGGTTGGTCATTAATGGGTGATGCGATTTCTCACGCTGTATTACCTGGTATTGTACTTGCTTATTTGGCAGGAATCCCTTTAGCGATTGGTGCATTTTTTTCAGGCATTTTTTGCTCGCTTGGTGTGGGATATTTAAAAGAAAATAGTCGTATAAAAGAAGATACCGCAATGGGCATTGTATTTTCTGGAATGTTTGCTATTGGTTTGGTTATGTTTACCAAAATTCAAACAGAACAGCATTTAAGCCATATTTTGTTTGGTAATGTGTTGGGTGTAAGTCATCAAGAGCTGATTCAAAGTGCGGTCATTTCTGCGATAATTTTTTGTCTGATTGTCTTTAAACGTAAAGACTTTTTGCTTTATTGTTTTGACCCAAACCACGCCCGTGTTGCAGGGCTTTCTCCTAAAATTTTACATTATGGTTTGTTAATGCTGCTTGCTTTAACTATTGTAAGCACCATGCAAGTGGTCGGCGTTATTTTGGTGGTGGCAATGTTAATTGCGCCAGGAATTACTGCACTTACGCTAACAAAATCTTTTGATAAAATGCTATGGATTGCTATTGTCAGTTCCATCACATTAAGTCTAATAGGCGTAATATTGAGCTATCATTTTGATGCCTCAACAGGTGCTTGTATTATTCTTCTGCAAGCCGCATTTTTTGTTATAGCATTAGCTTATAGCAAGATTAGAATAAGATAA
- the tenA gene encoding thiaminase II translates to MIEQLIQQAQPYWQQYIEHEFVQQLAKGTLPKACFQHYLKQDYLYLFHYSRAFALGVYKAKNFAEMEIPRQTLEVICQEVQLHLDYCREWGISEQEIFATQESAACIAYTRYLLDCGMTGSLAELYAAVTPCALGYAQVARYITQHYPRLPNNPYQTWIDTYASEEFQQAAQETVDFLTALCKPLNPSQLAEIQQIFTTATRMEIAFWQMGLDLA, encoded by the coding sequence ATGATTGAACAACTCATTCAACAAGCTCAGCCTTATTGGCAACAATATATTGAACACGAATTTGTGCAACAGCTCGCAAAAGGTACGCTACCAAAAGCTTGTTTTCAGCATTATTTAAAGCAGGATTACCTCTATCTGTTCCACTATAGTCGAGCCTTTGCTTTGGGCGTATATAAAGCAAAAAATTTTGCGGAAATGGAAATTCCTCGTCAAACGTTGGAGGTTATCTGTCAAGAAGTGCAATTACATTTGGATTATTGCCGTGAGTGGGGAATTAGTGAGCAAGAGATTTTTGCTACTCAAGAAAGTGCCGCTTGTATTGCTTACACCCGCTATTTGCTTGATTGTGGCATGACGGGCAGTTTGGCTGAGCTTTATGCAGCTGTAACCCCTTGTGCTTTGGGTTACGCTCAAGTTGCTCGTTACATTACTCAGCATTATCCTCGCTTACCGAACAATCCTTATCAAACGTGGATTGACACCTATGCGAGTGAGGAATTTCAACAAGCCGCCCAAGAAACCGTTGATTTTCTTACCGCACTTTGCAAACCACTAAACCCAAGCCAGCTTGCTGAGATTCAACAGATTTTCACCACCGCAACTAGAATGGAAATTGCGTTTTGGCAAATGGGGTTGGATTTGGCCTAG